Proteins encoded together in one Streptomyces sp. TLI_171 window:
- a CDS encoding mycoredoxin, with product MSGTVTMYSTTWCGYCNRLKSQLDREGIAYKEINIEQDPASASYVESVNGGNQTVPTVVVVSAAGEQSVMTNPSLRQVQAALV from the coding sequence ATGTCCGGCACCGTCACGATGTACAGCACGACCTGGTGCGGCTACTGCAACCGCCTCAAGAGCCAGCTGGACCGCGAGGGCATCGCGTACAAGGAGATCAACATCGAGCAGGACCCGGCCTCGGCGTCCTACGTGGAGTCGGTGAACGGCGGCAACCAGACGGTGCCGACGGTCGTGGTGGTCTCCGCCGCAGGCGAGCAGAGCGTGATGACCAACCCGAGCCTGCGCCAGGTGCAGGCCGCCCTGGTCTGA
- a CDS encoding ATP-dependent DNA helicase UvrD2 codes for MQEDLLGLGSPHEPYGHAPVGADAVLAGLDPEQRAVATALHGPVCVLAGAGTGKTRAITHRIAYGVRSGVYQPAQVLAVTFTARAAGEMRGRLRQLGAEGVQARTFHSAALRQLQYFWPRAVGGELPRLLERKVQLVAEAAGRSGLRVQRTELRDLTAEIEWAKVSQVVSDDYPAAVAKSSREAPRDPAEIARVYAAYEDAKRSRGLIDFEDVLLLTAAILEDRPEIADRVRAQYRHFTVDEYQDVSPLQQRLLQQWTGSDGGASLCVVGDASQTIYSFTGATPDYLLNFRREHPEATVVKLVRDYRSTPQVVHLANGLLSQARGQAAQHRLELVSQREAGPEPTYREYPDEPTEAESTARLIRDLLATGVRASEVAVLFRTNSQSEVYEQALADLGIAYQLKGAERFFERPEVREAGVLLKGAARAADDPLTAGAPDLAAQVRAVLATRGFAATPPAGSGAVRERWESLNALVRLAEEFETARRAADERADLSAYVAELDARAAAQHAPAVEGVTLASLHAAKGLEWDAVFLVGLSEGTLPIIYAKTDEQVEEERRLLYVGVTRARRFLTLSWSLSRSPGGRASRKPTRFLDGLRPGSAGPGARTRGGRGGIEPGAERSAARRIRGPVKCRVCDRTLTDAVERKLRRCEGCPSTMDEGLYERLREWRSVRAKEQGAPAYVVFTDATLTAIAEDVPGSLAELSRISGVGAMKLDKYGSDVLLLCAGESPELVGETNELPEHASPEDEAENPAENSPEK; via the coding sequence ATGCAGGAAGACCTCCTCGGGCTCGGCAGCCCCCACGAGCCGTACGGCCACGCCCCCGTCGGGGCGGACGCCGTGCTGGCCGGCCTCGACCCCGAGCAGCGCGCCGTCGCCACCGCCCTGCACGGCCCGGTCTGCGTGCTGGCCGGCGCCGGCACCGGCAAGACCCGCGCCATCACCCACCGGATCGCCTACGGCGTGCGCAGCGGCGTCTACCAGCCCGCGCAGGTCCTCGCCGTCACCTTCACCGCCCGCGCCGCCGGCGAGATGCGCGGCCGGCTGCGCCAGCTCGGCGCCGAGGGCGTCCAGGCGCGGACGTTCCACTCCGCCGCGCTGCGCCAGCTCCAGTACTTCTGGCCGCGCGCCGTCGGCGGCGAACTGCCCCGGCTGCTGGAGCGCAAGGTCCAGCTGGTCGCCGAGGCGGCCGGCCGCAGCGGCCTGCGCGTCCAGCGCACCGAACTGCGCGACCTGACCGCCGAGATCGAGTGGGCCAAGGTCAGCCAGGTGGTCTCCGACGACTACCCGGCCGCCGTCGCCAAGTCCTCCCGCGAGGCCCCGCGCGACCCGGCCGAGATCGCCCGCGTCTACGCCGCCTACGAGGACGCCAAGCGCAGCCGCGGCCTGATCGACTTCGAGGACGTGCTGCTGCTCACCGCCGCCATCCTGGAGGACCGGCCGGAGATCGCCGACCGGGTCCGGGCCCAGTACCGGCACTTCACGGTCGACGAGTACCAGGACGTCTCCCCGCTCCAGCAGCGCCTGCTCCAGCAGTGGACGGGCAGTGACGGCGGCGCCAGCCTCTGCGTGGTCGGCGACGCCAGCCAGACCATCTACTCCTTCACCGGCGCCACCCCCGACTACCTGCTGAACTTCCGCCGGGAACACCCCGAGGCCACCGTGGTCAAGCTGGTCCGGGACTACCGCTCCACCCCGCAGGTCGTGCACCTGGCCAACGGACTGCTCTCGCAGGCCCGCGGCCAGGCCGCCCAGCACCGCCTGGAACTGGTCTCGCAGCGCGAGGCCGGCCCCGAGCCGACCTACCGCGAGTACCCGGACGAGCCCACCGAGGCCGAGTCCACCGCCCGCCTGATCCGCGACCTGCTCGCCACCGGCGTCCGGGCCAGCGAGGTCGCCGTGCTGTTCCGCACCAACAGCCAGTCCGAGGTGTACGAGCAGGCCCTCGCCGACCTCGGCATCGCCTACCAGCTGAAGGGCGCCGAGCGGTTCTTCGAGCGCCCCGAGGTCCGCGAGGCCGGCGTGCTGCTCAAGGGTGCCGCCCGGGCCGCCGACGACCCGCTGACGGCCGGCGCGCCCGACCTCGCCGCCCAGGTCCGCGCGGTGCTCGCCACCCGCGGCTTCGCCGCCACCCCGCCGGCCGGCTCCGGCGCGGTCCGCGAGCGCTGGGAGTCGCTGAACGCCCTGGTCCGGCTCGCCGAGGAGTTCGAGACCGCCCGCCGCGCCGCCGACGAGCGCGCCGACCTCTCCGCCTACGTCGCCGAGCTGGACGCCCGCGCCGCCGCCCAGCACGCCCCCGCCGTCGAGGGCGTCACGCTCGCCTCGCTGCACGCCGCCAAGGGCCTGGAGTGGGACGCGGTGTTCCTGGTCGGCCTCAGCGAGGGCACGCTGCCGATCATCTACGCCAAGACCGACGAGCAGGTCGAGGAGGAGCGCCGGCTGCTCTACGTCGGCGTCACCCGGGCCCGCCGCTTCCTCACCCTCTCCTGGTCGCTGTCCCGTTCGCCGGGCGGCCGCGCCTCCCGCAAGCCCACCCGCTTCCTGGACGGCCTGCGTCCCGGCTCCGCCGGCCCCGGCGCGCGCACCCGCGGTGGGCGCGGAGGCATCGAGCCCGGCGCGGAGCGCTCCGCCGCGCGCCGGATCCGCGGCCCGGTCAAGTGCCGGGTCTGCGACCGCACGCTGACCGACGCGGTCGAGCGCAAGCTGCGCCGCTGCGAGGGCTGCCCCTCGACGATGGACGAGGGACTGTACGAGCGGCTGCGCGAGTGGCGCTCGGTCCGCGCCAAGGAACAGGGCGCCCCCGCCTACGTGGTGTTCACCGACGCCACCCTGACGGCCATCGCGGAGGACGTGCCGGGCAGCCTCGCCGAGCTGTCCCGGATCTCCGGGGTGGGCGCGATGAAGCTGGACAAGTACGGCTCCGACGTGCTCTTGTTGTGTGCGGGGGAGAGTCCGGAGCTCGTGGGGGAGACCAACGAGCTGCCGGAGCACGCCTCGCCCGAGGACGAGGCCGAGAACCCGGCTGAGAACTCGCCGGAAAAATAG
- a CDS encoding WhiB family transcriptional regulator → MSTVITPPPLPSVPTDKTVKADQADPPEVTLMQLTAIDEADSLGLPIPCRAFDPEVFFAETPADVEYAKSLCGTCPVKAACLTGALERREPWGVWGGELFVQGVIVARKRPRGRPRKTEVMA, encoded by the coding sequence GTGTCCACGGTCATCACACCGCCGCCCCTCCCGTCCGTACCGACCGACAAGACCGTCAAGGCCGACCAGGCCGACCCCCCGGAGGTAACACTCATGCAGCTCACCGCCATCGACGAGGCTGACTCGCTCGGGCTCCCCATTCCGTGCCGGGCCTTCGACCCGGAGGTCTTCTTCGCGGAGACCCCGGCCGATGTCGAGTACGCCAAGTCGCTGTGTGGCACCTGCCCCGTCAAGGCCGCCTGCCTCACCGGCGCCCTCGAGCGCCGCGAGCCGTGGGGCGTCTGGGGTGGGGAGCTCTTCGTCCAGGGCGTCATCGTCGCCCGGAAGCGCCCGCGTGGCCGTCCGCGCAAGACCGAGGTCATGGCGTGA
- a CDS encoding phosphotransferase: MWTSLPLGERLRAELGPPRRVRRLVSSPRSRVWRAELGGAPVVVKQLVDSPGADDRYAREAAALTLAGRAGSPGRTVVPALLGTDPAARILVLERLEDHTPPAEWQIDYATALAELHASAPADLDDLAGTAPGTALPAWTGPTGRELGCFLALARTLDVPAPPGVRTELEALLGRLSTTPARHALLHGDPCPGNDLHTADGVRFVDFEQSSLGPGAVELAYLRIGFPTCWCSTAPPTPVLDAAEAAYRTAWRAATGADAATPAELADACAGWLLRGDALVPKADRGTADHLARVSHTDWTWGTATARRRLLHRLRAVAALADQDTALPLFGRFCATFATRARTTWPSATPLPAERP, translated from the coding sequence ATGTGGACCTCCCTGCCGCTCGGCGAGCGGCTGCGCGCCGAACTCGGCCCGCCCCGGCGGGTTCGCCGCCTGGTCAGCAGCCCGCGCTCCCGGGTCTGGCGGGCCGAACTCGGCGGCGCCCCCGTGGTGGTGAAGCAGCTCGTCGACTCGCCCGGCGCCGACGACCGCTACGCCCGCGAGGCCGCCGCGCTGACCCTCGCCGGCCGGGCCGGGAGCCCCGGCCGAACGGTGGTGCCGGCACTGCTCGGCACCGACCCGGCGGCCCGGATCCTGGTGCTGGAACGCCTGGAGGACCACACCCCGCCCGCCGAGTGGCAGATCGACTACGCCACCGCGCTGGCCGAGCTGCACGCCAGCGCCCCCGCCGACCTCGACGACCTGGCGGGCACCGCGCCCGGCACCGCCCTGCCTGCCTGGACCGGCCCGACCGGACGGGAACTCGGTTGCTTCCTCGCCCTGGCCCGCACCCTCGACGTCCCCGCCCCGCCGGGCGTCCGCACCGAACTCGAAGCCCTGCTCGGCCGGCTGTCCACCACCCCCGCCCGGCACGCGCTGCTGCACGGCGACCCCTGCCCCGGCAACGACCTGCACACCGCCGACGGCGTCCGCTTCGTCGACTTCGAGCAGTCCTCGCTCGGCCCTGGCGCGGTCGAACTGGCCTACCTGCGGATCGGCTTCCCCACCTGCTGGTGCTCCACCGCCCCGCCCACCCCGGTGCTGGACGCCGCCGAAGCCGCCTACCGCACCGCCTGGCGGGCGGCCACCGGCGCCGACGCCGCCACCCCCGCCGAACTCGCCGACGCCTGCGCCGGCTGGCTGCTGCGCGGCGACGCCCTCGTCCCCAAGGCCGACCGCGGCACCGCCGACCATCTCGCCCGGGTCTCCCACACCGACTGGACCTGGGGCACCGCCACCGCCCGCCGACGCCTGCTGCACCGCCTCCGCGCCGTCGCCGCCCTGGCCGACCAGGACACCGCCCTGCCCCTGTTCGGCCGTTTCTGCGCCACTTTCGCCACCCGCGCCCGCACCACCTGGCCCAGCGCCACCCCCCTCCCCGCCGAACGCCCCTGA